One window of the Chloroflexota bacterium genome contains the following:
- the nuoE gene encoding NADH-quinone oxidoreductase subunit NuoE, which translates to MSEQSTLDLTPVEPILAEFADQRGAVIPILQRVQDIYGWLPPEAMRLIAKRRRVPITKLYGVATFYSQFYLTPRGRHRIRICDGTACHIKGAPQIIEALTKELGIQPGETTPDGAITLEVVYCLGSCGLAPVAYVDQQVMGRLDPEEAVAVAQKLREE; encoded by the coding sequence ATGAGTGAGCAGAGCACGCTGGATCTGACGCCCGTCGAGCCGATCCTGGCCGAGTTCGCCGATCAGCGCGGCGCCGTCATCCCGATCCTGCAACGGGTTCAGGACATCTACGGATGGCTGCCGCCCGAGGCGATGCGGCTCATCGCCAAGCGGCGGCGCGTGCCGATCACCAAGCTCTACGGCGTCGCCACCTTCTATTCTCAGTTCTACCTCACCCCTCGAGGCCGCCACCGCATCCGGATCTGTGATGGGACGGCCTGTCACATCAAGGGGGCCCCGCAGATCATCGAGGCGCTTACGAAGGAGCTGGGGATCCAGCCGGGAGAGACGACGCCTGACGGCGCCATTACGCTTGAGGTGGTCTATTGTCTGGGGTCGTGCGGGCTGGCCCCTGTGGCCTACGTGGATCAGCAGGTGATGGGGCGCCTCGATCCTGAGGAGGCCGTTGCGGTGGCCCAGAAACTTAGGGAAGAGTGA